Proteins encoded together in one Flavobacteriales bacterium window:
- a CDS encoding DNA adenine methylase encodes MGSKLRLLNEIGDAVNEVSSKEALVCDLFSGSGVVSSFLGLERRVVAVDIQEYARVLASSVLLSKPVKKADLSALLEPVTDSDLGQELLHAFAPLINYEAECVTQARDGNPESLADLIEMGSLVSVNGTISSNAKTNKAFAEVADRLSKRKLTKAAMVSRYYGGLYFNYDHAIALDVLLSKAATLPIDLQDLGKAIALSTASDLVRTVGKQFAQPLRPRSKDGKPKAALWRTVEKSRSVDSTSIVQDWLSTYASKPNARLGSAANRADYSDFLRTTELPIGVVYADPPYTRDHYSRFYHVLETMCLGDHPNLSRTNLNGGHSISRGAYREDRHQSPFCIRSQAPAAFEELFKLVSGREASLVLSYSPQAEGDRVHPRVMKLENITSLARRFFGDVDVRHCGAVLHSKLNRTDLHLDTPELAEVLVVCRPK; translated from the coding sequence TTGGGCAGTAAGCTCCGGCTGCTCAATGAAATTGGCGACGCTGTCAATGAGGTAAGCTCGAAAGAAGCACTGGTCTGCGACTTGTTCTCGGGATCCGGTGTCGTGTCCTCTTTCCTGGGGCTTGAGCGTCGAGTGGTCGCCGTCGACATTCAAGAATATGCACGGGTCCTTGCTTCCTCAGTGCTGCTGTCAAAACCGGTGAAGAAGGCCGACCTCAGCGCTTTGCTCGAACCCGTCACCGACAGTGACCTTGGCCAAGAATTGCTTCACGCGTTCGCGCCATTGATTAACTATGAAGCTGAGTGTGTCACGCAGGCTCGTGATGGCAATCCCGAATCACTCGCGGACCTCATTGAAATGGGTTCTTTGGTAAGTGTGAATGGGACCATTTCCTCCAATGCAAAGACCAACAAGGCTTTCGCCGAAGTTGCTGACCGACTGTCCAAGAGGAAGCTCACGAAGGCAGCCATGGTCTCACGGTACTACGGCGGACTCTACTTCAACTACGACCACGCCATCGCGCTGGATGTTCTGCTCTCAAAGGCGGCCACCCTACCGATAGACCTTCAGGACCTCGGCAAGGCCATTGCACTGAGCACGGCCAGCGATCTTGTCCGGACGGTCGGCAAGCAATTCGCACAACCTCTTCGGCCCAGGTCGAAGGATGGCAAGCCCAAAGCGGCTCTTTGGCGAACGGTGGAGAAGTCTCGTTCCGTTGATAGCACGAGCATTGTGCAAGATTGGCTTAGCACCTACGCGTCCAAGCCCAATGCTCGGCTAGGGAGCGCAGCTAACCGTGCGGACTACAGCGACTTCCTCCGCACCACAGAACTACCCATTGGCGTTGTCTATGCAGATCCTCCGTACACCCGGGATCATTACAGCAGATTCTACCATGTCTTGGAGACCATGTGTCTTGGAGACCATCCGAATCTGTCGCGCACTAACTTGAACGGCGGGCATTCGATTAGTCGAGGTGCGTATAGAGAAGACCGACATCAATCACCCTTCTGCATCCGAAGCCAAGCGCCTGCGGCTTTCGAGGAACTTTTCAAGTTGGTTTCCGGACGTGAGGCAAGCCTAGTTCTCTCGTACTCACCGCAAGCGGAGGGTGATCGCGTGCATCCGAGAGTGATGAAACTGGAGAATATCACGTCACTGGCAAGACGCTTCTTCGGCGACGTAGACGTTCGGCATTGTGGGGCTGTCCTACACAGCAAACTCAACCGAACTGATCTGCATCTTGATACCCCAGAGCTAGCAGAAGTCTTGGTCGTCTGCCGACCCAAGTAG
- a CDS encoding phospholipase D family protein, producing the protein MLETLLERAVAARYGGAAFAWATEAGVRLLLRDEVFERFLKKYPFELIVGADTTTTPEALVALQAAEHDLKGLSVRVFISQTPASLFHPKMTWFGERDGGSLVVGSGNLTSAGLRQNWEAYALCPLNVSETADLKSQWDTWITTHSLRLHSLNSVEAIARVELNRGGWGGRKRVAPVVTTVVDVQDTPILIAEIPKSGDRWKQANFDQDNYENYFGAKVGTQRRMLFQWLRPDGTLADVESRPSVQVISSNWRFELNAAAGLDYPSTGKPIGVFLRVAERTFLYALSMPGDGHNVQLSAFLGSRWTGSASNMKRLRFSLADVGNLSIIQQLLATVPQAFKDEEFE; encoded by the coding sequence TTGCTTGAGACTCTGTTGGAGCGCGCTGTTGCGGCGCGCTATGGCGGAGCAGCGTTCGCTTGGGCAACAGAAGCCGGTGTGCGCCTTCTTCTTCGTGACGAGGTGTTTGAACGGTTCCTCAAGAAGTATCCGTTTGAACTCATAGTAGGAGCAGATACCACGACTACTCCGGAAGCGCTAGTCGCTTTGCAGGCCGCTGAACACGATCTGAAGGGGTTGAGTGTTCGTGTATTCATCTCTCAAACACCTGCATCCTTGTTCCATCCGAAGATGACTTGGTTCGGTGAGCGGGACGGCGGAAGTTTAGTGGTGGGTTCCGGGAATCTGACGAGCGCGGGGTTACGTCAGAATTGGGAGGCCTATGCCCTTTGCCCATTGAACGTGTCTGAAACAGCAGACCTCAAGAGTCAGTGGGACACTTGGATCACGACACATTCCTTGAGATTGCATTCACTCAATTCCGTCGAAGCGATTGCTCGGGTCGAACTCAATCGCGGAGGATGGGGCGGGCGGAAGCGAGTTGCTCCTGTAGTCACCACGGTGGTGGATGTGCAAGACACACCGATATTAATCGCTGAGATCCCGAAGAGTGGTGATCGTTGGAAGCAAGCCAACTTTGATCAGGACAACTATGAGAATTATTTCGGCGCCAAGGTCGGCACACAGCGCAGGATGCTCTTCCAGTGGTTACGCCCTGATGGGACGCTGGCTGACGTCGAAAGTCGGCCAAGCGTTCAGGTCATCAGCAGCAATTGGAGGTTTGAATTGAACGCTGCGGCTGGTTTGGACTATCCAAGTACAGGGAAACCGATAGGGGTTTTCTTGCGAGTTGCTGAACGAACGTTCCTCTATGCCCTCTCAATGCCTGGAGATGGACACAACGTTCAGCTATCGGCATTCCTTGGCAGTCGATGGACCGGTTCTGCGAGTAACATGAAGCGACTGCGCTTCTCTCTCGCAGATGTGGGTAACCTGTCGATCATACAGCAACTCCTGGCCACTGTTCCGCAGGCCTTCAAGGACGAGGAGTTCGAGTAG
- a CDS encoding DUF86 domain-containing protein, translating into MREPRRDRLRLQHMLDACDALMEFVSGRKEEDLLTDKMLLAAVSRQIEIIGEAASMLTMELRERHPEVPWKQIVGMRHKIIHEYFAVQTETVWDVAQSDVPLLREQLGAILNDLPKGGF; encoded by the coding sequence ATGCGCGAGCCCAGGCGTGACCGGCTGCGGCTTCAGCACATGCTGGATGCCTGCGATGCGCTGATGGAATTCGTTTCCGGCCGGAAGGAGGAAGATCTGCTCACGGACAAGATGCTGCTCGCGGCCGTCTCGCGCCAGATCGAGATCATCGGCGAAGCGGCAAGTATGCTGACCATGGAATTGCGTGAGCGGCATCCTGAAGTGCCATGGAAGCAGATCGTAGGTATGCGGCACAAGATCATCCACGAGTACTTCGCCGTGCAAACGGAAACCGTGTGGGACGTTGCTCAGAGCGATGTGCCCCTGCTGCGGGAACAACTTGGCGCGATCTTGAACGACCTTCCGAAAGGCGGATTCTGA
- a CDS encoding nucleotidyltransferase family protein, whose amino-acid sequence MELSKDTREQLRRFFAAYPVDRAYVFGSFARGDARPDSDLDILVDLDRSKPFGLGFVDMQLKLEELLGRKVDVVTRRALSKYIEPYVTKDLQLIYARAQA is encoded by the coding sequence ATGGAACTGAGCAAGGACACCCGCGAACAACTGCGCCGCTTCTTCGCCGCGTACCCGGTCGATCGCGCTTACGTGTTCGGCTCGTTCGCGCGTGGCGATGCACGGCCCGATAGCGACCTGGACATCCTCGTGGACCTCGATCGGTCGAAGCCGTTCGGACTCGGCTTCGTGGATATGCAATTGAAGCTGGAGGAACTGCTCGGTCGCAAGGTGGACGTGGTCACGCGCCGCGCATTGTCCAAGTACATTGAGCCTTACGTGACCAAGGACCTGCAGCTGATCTATGCGCGAGCCCAGGCGTGA
- a CDS encoding homogentisate 1,2-dioxygenase: MPIYHSLGKIPHKRHTVFKNGKDRYFYEQLFGTIGFDGMSTLSYHVHRPTMVKELRKPKDLTPKIAVEKNMRSLRLHGFKTKPEKDHLAARKTMLVNSDCAIVLAAPQAKTVDYFYKNADCDEMIFVHKGSGTLRTFLGNLDFKYGDYLMIPRGMIYTMEFKDSDNRLFIVESHRPMYTPKRYRNWFGQLLEHSPFCERDIRRPKKLETHDKKGSFTIKVKKQNLLHELVYASHPFDVVGWDGYNYPYAFSIHDFEPITGRVHLPPPIHQTFETDAFVICSFVPRLYDYHPQAIPAPYNHSNIDADEVLYYVDGDFMSRNDIGPGHISLHPAGIPHGPHPGAMERSIGKKQTDELAVMVDTFKPLMVTEECLKIDDGKYWNSWVE, translated from the coding sequence ATGCCCATCTACCACTCCCTCGGCAAGATCCCCCACAAGCGCCACACCGTCTTCAAGAACGGCAAGGACCGCTACTTCTACGAGCAGCTCTTCGGCACCATCGGCTTCGATGGCATGAGCACCTTGAGCTACCACGTGCATCGCCCCACGATGGTGAAGGAGCTGCGCAAGCCGAAGGACCTGACGCCGAAGATCGCGGTGGAGAAGAACATGCGTTCGCTGCGCCTGCACGGCTTCAAGACCAAGCCGGAGAAGGACCACCTGGCAGCACGCAAGACCATGTTGGTGAACAGCGACTGCGCCATCGTGCTCGCCGCGCCGCAGGCGAAGACCGTGGACTACTTCTACAAGAACGCCGACTGCGATGAGATGATCTTCGTCCACAAAGGCAGCGGCACCCTGCGCACCTTCCTGGGCAACCTCGATTTCAAGTACGGCGACTACCTGATGATCCCGCGCGGGATGATCTACACGATGGAGTTCAAGGACAGCGACAACCGCCTGTTCATCGTGGAGAGCCACCGCCCCATGTACACACCGAAGCGCTACCGCAACTGGTTCGGCCAGCTGCTGGAGCATTCACCGTTCTGCGAGCGCGACATCCGCCGCCCGAAGAAATTGGAGACGCACGACAAGAAGGGCAGCTTCACGATCAAGGTGAAGAAGCAGAACCTGCTGCACGAGCTGGTGTACGCCAGCCACCCCTTCGATGTGGTGGGCTGGGACGGCTACAACTACCCCTACGCCTTCAGCATCCACGACTTCGAGCCCATCACCGGCCGCGTGCACCTGCCCCCGCCGATCCACCAGACCTTCGAGACCGACGCCTTCGTGATCTGCAGCTTCGTGCCGCGCCTCTACGACTACCACCCGCAGGCCATCCCCGCGCCGTACAACCACAGCAACATCGATGCGGACGAGGTGCTCTACTACGTGGACGGCGACTTCATGAGCCGCAACGACATCGGCCCGGGCCACATCAGTTTGCACCCCGCCGGCATCCCTCACGGTCCGCACCCCGGCGCCATGGAGCGCAGCATCGGCAAGAAGCAGACGGACGAGCTCGCCGTGATGGTGGACACATTCAAGCCGTTAATGGTGACAGAGGAGTGCTTGAAGATCGATGACGGGAAGTACTGGAACAGCTGGGTGGAGTAG
- a CDS encoding rhodanese-related sulfurtransferase — MDEHRLRNLLGPDILRARLEQEGVPRTTLSFYRYVRLTEVEALRNSLYVEWEALGVLGRIYISQEGINAQVSVPTENLEAFRSNLNSREAFRDVPWKIAVEDDGKSFLKLAIKVKNKIVADGLADDAFDVTNVGTHLDAKTFNRKMAEGALVIDMRNNYECLIGHFEGAYLPKADTFRGAIEEVKEVMKEKKDAEVLLYCTGGIRCEKASAYLKHEGFTNVAQLHGGIIDYARQLKAEGLKSKYLGQNFVFDERLAERITDDVVSTCMQCGTKSDRITNCHEATCNMLLVQCEACADKYAECCSPSCREIHVLPEEVQRAWRKGRSTRSTKTKAINDPEGLRRRIREEEELLALNGTLHPELSDVNRKVIQAS, encoded by the coding sequence ATGGACGAGCACCGCCTGCGGAACCTGTTGGGACCGGACATCCTCCGCGCCCGTCTGGAACAGGAGGGTGTGCCGCGCACCACGCTTTCCTTCTACCGCTACGTGCGCCTGACCGAGGTGGAGGCCTTGCGCAACTCCCTCTACGTGGAATGGGAAGCGCTCGGCGTGCTGGGCCGCATCTACATCTCGCAAGAGGGGATCAACGCCCAAGTGAGCGTGCCCACGGAGAACCTGGAGGCCTTCCGCAGCAACCTGAACAGCCGCGAGGCCTTCCGTGATGTGCCGTGGAAGATCGCCGTGGAGGATGATGGCAAGAGCTTCCTGAAACTCGCGATCAAGGTGAAGAATAAGATCGTAGCCGACGGCCTGGCCGATGACGCATTCGACGTGACCAACGTCGGTACGCACCTCGATGCCAAGACCTTCAACCGGAAGATGGCAGAGGGCGCGCTGGTGATCGACATGCGCAACAACTACGAGTGCCTGATCGGGCATTTCGAAGGAGCGTACCTGCCCAAAGCGGACACCTTCCGCGGTGCGATCGAAGAGGTGAAGGAGGTGATGAAGGAGAAGAAGGATGCCGAGGTGCTGCTCTACTGCACCGGCGGCATCCGCTGCGAGAAGGCCAGCGCCTACCTGAAGCATGAGGGCTTCACGAACGTGGCCCAGTTGCACGGCGGCATCATCGACTACGCCCGCCAATTGAAAGCCGAAGGGCTGAAGAGCAAGTACCTCGGCCAGAACTTCGTGTTCGATGAGCGGCTCGCCGAGCGCATCACCGATGATGTGGTGAGCACCTGTATGCAATGCGGCACCAAGAGCGACCGCATCACCAACTGCCACGAGGCCACGTGCAACATGCTGCTGGTGCAGTGCGAGGCCTGCGCGGATAAATACGCTGAGTGCTGCTCACCGAGCTGCCGGGAGATCCATGTGCTGCCTGAAGAAGTACAACGCGCCTGGCGCAAAGGCCGCAGCACGCGCAGCACAAAGACCAAGGCCATCAACGATCCCGAAGGATTGCGGCGCCGCATCCGTGAAGAAGAGGAACTGCTGGCGCTGAACGGCACGCTGCACCCGGAGCTGAGCGATGTCAACCGCAAAGTCATCCAGGCTTCCTAA
- a CDS encoding NAD-dependent epimerase/dehydratase family protein, with translation MFKKILVIGSSGQIGTELVEGLRARFGQGNVVASDIKEPQAAQDGPFALVDAMDRRGIERLIDKHGITEVYLLAALLSATAEKDPAFAWKLNMESLLIVLELAREGKLKRVYWPSSIAVFGPTTPKDGTPQRTVTEPTTVYGISKLAGEGWCQYYHQRYGVDVRSIRYPGLIGWKSAPGGGTTDYAVHIFHEAIKHGTYTSFLGPKSTLPMMYMPDAIRATIDLMEAPADRVKVRTSYNLAGFSFDPEQIAAEVRRHIPGFTIGYAPDHRQAIADSWPRSIDDSAARADWGWEPQYDLRAMVDDMMVHLKGRLG, from the coding sequence ATGTTCAAGAAGATCCTCGTTATCGGCAGCTCCGGCCAGATCGGCACCGAGCTCGTGGAAGGGCTGCGTGCCCGGTTCGGCCAAGGGAACGTGGTGGCCTCCGACATCAAGGAGCCTCAAGCGGCCCAGGACGGACCGTTCGCCCTGGTGGACGCCATGGACCGTCGCGGCATCGAACGCCTCATCGACAAGCATGGCATCACCGAGGTGTACCTGCTGGCCGCGTTGCTCAGCGCCACGGCCGAGAAGGACCCCGCCTTCGCGTGGAAGCTGAACATGGAGAGCCTGCTGATCGTGCTGGAGCTGGCGCGGGAGGGGAAGCTCAAGCGCGTCTACTGGCCCAGCAGCATTGCGGTGTTCGGGCCCACCACCCCCAAGGATGGTACGCCGCAACGGACGGTGACCGAGCCCACCACGGTGTATGGCATCAGCAAGCTGGCCGGTGAAGGCTGGTGCCAGTACTACCACCAGCGATACGGTGTGGACGTGCGGAGCATCCGCTATCCGGGCCTCATCGGCTGGAAGAGCGCGCCCGGCGGGGGCACCACGGATTACGCGGTGCACATCTTCCACGAGGCCATCAAGCACGGCACCTACACAAGCTTCCTGGGGCCGAAGAGCACCCTGCCGATGATGTACATGCCCGACGCCATTCGCGCCACCATCGACCTGATGGAGGCACCGGCGGACCGGGTGAAGGTGCGCACCAGCTACAACCTGGCGGGCTTCAGCTTCGACCCCGAACAGATCGCCGCCGAGGTGCGCCGCCACATTCCCGGCTTCACCATCGGCTACGCCCCTGACCACCGGCAGGCCATCGCCGACAGCTGGCCGCGCAGCATCGACGACAGCGCCGCTCGGGCCGATTGGGGCTGGGAACCGCAGTACGACCTGCGTGCCATGGTGGACGACATGATGGTCCACCTCAAGGGGCGGCTGGGCTGA
- a CDS encoding cysteine--tRNA ligase, producing MSDAKKGPFFLTNTLTRRKEEFVPLRPPHVGLYVCGPTVYSDVHLGNVRSFLTFDVLYRWLRQLGYTVRYVRNITDVGHLVGDVDEGEDKIAKRARLEQLEPMEIVQKYTNGFHDVMRLFNILPPSIEPTATGHLIEQMEMVKRIIGSGYGYEANGSVYFDVPRFAEKHAYGELSGRKIDELLANTRDTEGMEEKRSPLDFAIWKKAEPSHLMKWPSPWGEGFPGWHLECSAMSTKYLGRTFDIHGGGMDLKFPHHECEIAQSVAADGHAPVRYWMHGNMLTVNGRKMAKSEGNGFTPEELLTGNHKLLEKGYSAMTVRFFMLQCHYASTLDFSNAAMQASEKGLERLMKAMALLPKLKAADADEADIAALEQRCHAAMNDDLNTPVLIAELFEAVRIINSVHDGKLKLTEASIVKLRTMMQVLVRDVLGVREEVDDAKGDDHTLDALVQEFIRLRAEAKARKDFAAGDAIRDRLAAIGIVLKDTKEGTTWERA from the coding sequence ATGTCCGACGCCAAGAAGGGTCCGTTCTTCCTGACCAATACGCTCACCCGCCGCAAGGAGGAGTTCGTACCCCTGCGCCCGCCGCATGTAGGTCTTTACGTGTGTGGCCCCACCGTGTACAGCGATGTGCACCTGGGCAACGTGCGCAGCTTCCTCACCTTCGATGTGCTGTACCGCTGGCTGCGGCAACTGGGCTACACCGTGCGCTACGTGCGCAACATCACCGATGTGGGCCACCTGGTGGGCGATGTGGACGAGGGCGAGGACAAGATCGCCAAGCGCGCTCGGCTGGAGCAGCTGGAGCCCATGGAGATCGTGCAGAAGTACACCAACGGCTTCCACGATGTCATGCGGCTCTTCAACATCCTGCCGCCGAGCATCGAGCCCACCGCCACGGGCCATTTGATCGAGCAGATGGAGATGGTGAAGCGCATCATCGGCAGCGGCTACGGGTACGAGGCCAACGGCAGCGTGTATTTCGATGTGCCGCGCTTCGCGGAGAAGCATGCCTACGGCGAGCTGAGCGGACGGAAGATCGATGAGCTATTGGCCAACACGCGCGACACCGAGGGCATGGAGGAGAAGCGGAGCCCGCTGGACTTCGCGATCTGGAAGAAGGCCGAGCCTTCGCACCTGATGAAATGGCCCAGCCCGTGGGGCGAGGGCTTCCCCGGCTGGCACCTGGAATGCAGCGCCATGAGCACCAAGTACCTGGGCCGGACCTTCGACATCCACGGCGGCGGCATGGACCTGAAGTTCCCGCACCACGAATGCGAGATCGCGCAGAGCGTGGCGGCCGATGGCCATGCGCCCGTACGCTACTGGATGCACGGCAACATGCTCACGGTGAATGGCCGGAAGATGGCCAAGAGCGAAGGCAACGGCTTCACCCCGGAAGAGCTGCTCACCGGGAACCACAAGCTGCTGGAGAAGGGCTACAGCGCCATGACGGTGCGCTTCTTCATGCTGCAGTGCCACTACGCCAGCACGCTCGACTTCAGTAACGCCGCCATGCAGGCTTCCGAGAAAGGGCTGGAGCGGCTGATGAAGGCCATGGCGCTGCTGCCCAAGCTGAAGGCTGCGGATGCGGACGAGGCTGACATCGCCGCCTTGGAGCAGCGCTGCCACGCCGCGATGAACGACGACCTGAACACGCCGGTGTTGATCGCCGAGCTGTTCGAGGCCGTGCGCATCATCAATTCGGTGCATGATGGCAAGCTGAAGCTGACCGAGGCGTCGATCGTGAAGCTGCGGACCATGATGCAAGTGTTGGTGCGCGATGTGCTCGGCGTCCGGGAGGAGGTCGATGACGCGAAGGGGGACGACCACACCCTCGACGCGCTGGTGCAGGAGTTCATCCGCCTGCGGGCGGAGGCCAAGGCGCGGAAGGACTTCGCCGCGGGCGATGCCATCCGGGATCGGCTGGCGGCCATCGGCATCGTATTGAAGGACACCAAGGAGGGCACCACATGGGAGCGCGCGTGA
- a CDS encoding M28 family peptidase: MPQPAPVQLPPAPPFDADSAYAFVAEQVAFGPRVPGTPPHTACADRIVARLKASGATVTEQRGTVTAFNGNPLPLRNIIGSWRPEARDRILLLAHYDTRPFADKDEERRNEPILGANDGGSGVGILLEIARHLGAATDTALLGVDLLFTDVEDYGEPTGAMTMDGNSIATWALGSQYWAKNPHVPGYTARFGVLLDMCGAKDARFYQESISMQYAPQVVRKLWRTAAALGHGDRFVAETRHFVGTDDHLPINELLRIPTADIIEYHEGTRAFHPSWHTHDDDMDVIDLATLQSVGSTVMEVVWKER, encoded by the coding sequence GTGCCGCAGCCCGCACCGGTGCAGCTGCCGCCGGCACCACCGTTCGATGCGGACAGCGCCTACGCGTTCGTGGCGGAGCAGGTGGCCTTCGGTCCGCGCGTGCCCGGCACACCGCCGCACACTGCCTGCGCGGATCGGATCGTGGCCCGGCTGAAGGCCTCCGGCGCGACCGTGACGGAGCAACGGGGCACGGTGACGGCGTTCAACGGCAACCCGCTGCCCTTGCGCAACATCATCGGCAGCTGGCGCCCCGAAGCGCGCGACCGCATCCTGCTGTTGGCGCACTACGACACGCGGCCGTTCGCGGACAAGGATGAGGAACGCCGCAACGAGCCCATCCTGGGTGCCAACGATGGGGGTAGCGGCGTGGGCATCCTGCTGGAGATCGCCCGGCACCTCGGCGCGGCCACGGATACCGCTCTGCTGGGGGTCGACCTGCTGTTCACCGACGTGGAGGACTATGGTGAGCCCACCGGGGCCATGACCATGGACGGCAACAGCATCGCCACCTGGGCGCTCGGCAGCCAGTACTGGGCGAAGAACCCGCACGTGCCCGGCTACACCGCGCGGTTCGGCGTGCTGCTGGACATGTGCGGCGCGAAGGACGCGCGCTTCTACCAGGAGTCCATCAGCATGCAGTACGCGCCGCAGGTGGTGCGCAAGCTGTGGCGCACCGCCGCCGCCCTGGGCCATGGCGACCGCTTCGTGGCGGAGACGCGCCATTTCGTGGGCACGGACGACCACCTGCCGATCAACGAGCTGCTGCGGATCCCCACGGCGGACATCATCGAGTACCATGAGGGCACGCGCGCCTTCCACCCCAGCTGGCACACGCACGACGACGACATGGACGTGATTGACCTGGCCACGCTGCAGTCCGTGGGGTCCACCGTGATGGAAGTGGTGTGGAAGGAGCGCTGA
- a CDS encoding O-antigen ligase family protein — MTPGSSGLPIGVVRWTGRALVALAAVTPCSVKLYTPGADLEVITPVEPLVACSGLGLLLLLARHGQELWRAFRRVSGPIVISATMLIVFAALSASASGMPVVAWKAFTVRAAYAVVLLGLPLLVLQQDMRWVRRALDVHAASFTLVLLWALWVQTGTGFDRAGAGYTAFPFYTDHTVHSAALVFVLAWVIGRTAMVWRSTRAWRRTLLVLWSMALLFGLWASFCRAAWLSAVVVLVLLPAVLLPARWRSIAGMGTVLTMVAVLLLLWRSTAGRTVHGNSDDAGVRESLLSITNTTTDASNRERLNRWRCALRMFKADPWLGTGPGTYQFLYVAHQRPEEMTYLSVREPGAASRIKRSWSLTPDTFIRSNPQTLYDSGGTAHSEYLLALAESGLTGFGAWCALLGCVLWRALRNWWGPKPFQARIIDLTVGVAIAAYAVHALFNNYLDDAKVAFPFWMMIAALHGRGPLAPADHSRSNARQS; from the coding sequence ATGACGCCGGGATCATCAGGCCTGCCGATCGGGGTGGTGCGCTGGACCGGACGCGCGCTTGTCGCGCTCGCGGCCGTGACCCCGTGCTCGGTGAAGCTCTACACCCCCGGCGCGGACCTCGAGGTCATCACTCCTGTGGAGCCGCTCGTGGCCTGCAGTGGTCTGGGTCTTCTCCTCCTTCTGGCCCGCCATGGGCAGGAGCTCTGGAGGGCCTTCCGCCGTGTTTCGGGACCGATCGTGATCAGTGCGACGATGCTGATCGTGTTCGCCGCGCTTTCCGCATCGGCCAGTGGAATGCCGGTGGTGGCCTGGAAGGCCTTCACGGTGCGGGCGGCGTATGCGGTCGTCCTTCTCGGACTTCCCCTGCTGGTGCTTCAACAGGACATGCGCTGGGTGCGCCGCGCCCTCGATGTCCATGCCGCGAGCTTCACACTGGTGCTGCTGTGGGCCTTGTGGGTGCAGACGGGGACCGGGTTCGACCGGGCCGGCGCGGGCTACACGGCGTTCCCGTTCTACACGGACCACACCGTGCATTCGGCGGCCCTGGTCTTCGTGCTCGCCTGGGTGATCGGACGCACGGCCATGGTCTGGCGGTCCACGCGGGCTTGGAGGCGTACGCTGTTGGTGCTGTGGAGCATGGCCCTGCTGTTCGGCCTCTGGGCGTCCTTCTGCCGGGCGGCCTGGCTCAGCGCTGTGGTCGTTCTGGTGCTTCTTCCGGCCGTATTGCTCCCGGCGCGGTGGCGCTCGATCGCCGGCATGGGCACCGTGCTCACCATGGTGGCCGTGCTTCTTCTGCTCTGGCGTTCCACGGCCGGGCGAACGGTGCATGGCAACTCCGATGATGCGGGGGTGCGGGAGAGCCTTCTCTCCATCACCAACACCACCACGGATGCCAGCAACCGCGAACGCCTGAACCGGTGGCGCTGCGCCCTGCGGATGTTCAAGGCCGATCCATGGTTGGGCACCGGCCCGGGGACCTATCAGTTCCTATACGTGGCGCATCAACGGCCCGAGGAGATGACCTATCTGAGCGTCCGCGAGCCTGGCGCCGCTTCGCGGATCAAGCGCAGCTGGAGCTTGACCCCGGACACCTTCATCCGCAGCAATCCCCAGACCCTCTATGACAGTGGCGGCACGGCGCATTCGGAGTATTTGCTCGCGCTGGCTGAATCAGGCCTCACGGGCTTCGGGGCGTGGTGTGCGCTCCTGGGGTGCGTGCTCTGGCGGGCGCTACGGAATTGGTGGGGTCCGAAGCCCTTTCAAGCCCGCATCATCGATCTGACGGTGGGGGTGGCGATCGCCGCCTATGCGGTCCATGCGTTGTTCAACAATTACCTGGACGATGCCAAGGTGGCCTTCCCGTTCTGGATGATGATCGCCGCGCTCCACGGGCGTGGGCCGCTCGCACCGGCCGATCACTCCCGGTCGAACGCGCGCCAGTCCTGA